GCCGGCAGTGCATGCTGCTCGAAGCTGGCCGCCGTATGCAGGCTGTTGCCTGCCCCGAACTTCACCATAATCTCCCCATAGCCTGAACCGGGGACCGGGACTGTAACCTCGCCGATCTTACCCGGCAGTTCACTCATGGAGAAGCCGTTCGACATTTCGCTGTTCCTCATTGGCTTCACTACCACCAAATGCATCAATACGCCCATGAATGCCGCAACCAGCAGGGACAAGGCAAGAATCACGCCATCTTCCAGTCCGCTGTAGCGGCCCAGCAGCATGCCTGCTCCACCGAATACAGTGATCCCTCCTGCCAATAGGGTAGGATTCAGGAAATCAAAGGATACGATGTCAAAAATCCCGTCCAGAGCGCTCCCAATCAGGTCTCCTACCACTACACTGACTACAGCAAAAAGAATGCCCAGCGCCAAACAGCCCAAATACAGCGTTTGCATGTTAGTCTCCTCCCGTCATTACTTCCGGACTGTCATACTAGTATAAACGCAACTGTCATGCCCTTGGTTTCACAAAGTTGGGTATTGCTCTCATTAATGTATGCCGGGAGCGGGGAAATTAACAAACAAAAGAAGCCGCCCCCTAGATGGGGAGCGGCTTTTCTATCGATGCCTAACTTACAAAGCCAGCTTATAAATTTCAACAACGTCCTGACGCTCCAGCTTGCGGAAGTTGCCGAACGGGCCGAAGCGGACCGCCTTGTCGGCCATGCTGCCGATTTCGCTGTCGTCGATATCGTAATATTCGAGCGTCTTCGGAGCGCCAATGGAATCCCAGAAGCGGCGGAGCGCTTCAATGCCTTCGAGGCCGGTCTGTTCATCGGTCTTGCCTGACGGGTCAATACCGAACACGTTCACAGCCAGCTGGCGGAAACGGGCAGGATTCGTGCTGAGGTTATATCTCATCCACTGCGGGAAGAGAATCGCCAGGCCGC
The sequence above is a segment of the Paenibacillus sp. FSL R7-0204 genome. Coding sequences within it:
- a CDS encoding protease, translated to MQTLYLGCLALGILFAVVSVVVGDLIGSALDGIFDIVSFDFLNPTLLAGGITVFGGAGMLLGRYSGLEDGVILALSLLVAAFMGVLMHLVVVKPMRNSEMSNGFSMSELPGKIGEVTVPVPGSGYGEIMVKFGAGNSLHTAASFEQHALPAGIKVVVVEVREGVALVSEFEERKGVDL